Proteins encoded in a region of the Streptomyces violaceoruber genome:
- a CDS encoding methyltransferase domain-containing protein, translating to MGGYEDLDSLAASARAELVREIELSGAWTADPVWREAFRKVPRHLFVPYYYVGVRGGYERRWGEDPDPRARERWVRGAYADAPLATRMRDGELLSSSSQPSLMAMMLVELDVRDGDRVLEIGAGTGYNAALLAHRLGADDLVTTVDLDPEITESARRHLDAAGYHPAVVTGDGARGVPERAPYDRILATCALPSVPRAWPAQCRPGGRILTPLATGLVVLTVRDAEHAEGRFLHTPAYFVPLRGADRAAPETPGLGGVPRRAREDDLFRFLLALSRGGLDPQEAYALWDREDAPRRERYGITVSGERAWAWLDDPEGPYAWPFA from the coding sequence ATGGGCGGGTACGAGGACCTGGACAGCCTCGCCGCCTCCGCGCGTGCGGAGCTGGTGCGGGAGATCGAGCTGAGCGGCGCCTGGACGGCCGACCCGGTGTGGCGGGAGGCGTTCCGGAAGGTCCCGCGCCACCTCTTCGTGCCGTACTACTACGTCGGCGTCCGGGGCGGCTACGAACGCCGGTGGGGCGAGGACCCCGACCCGCGCGCCCGCGAGCGCTGGGTGCGCGGCGCGTACGCCGACGCCCCGCTGGCGACGCGGATGCGCGACGGCGAACTGCTCTCCTCCAGCAGCCAGCCCTCGCTGATGGCGATGATGCTGGTCGAGCTGGACGTGCGGGACGGCGACCGGGTCCTGGAGATCGGCGCCGGCACCGGCTACAACGCGGCCCTGCTCGCCCACCGGCTCGGCGCGGACGACCTGGTCACCACCGTCGACCTGGACCCGGAGATCACCGAGTCGGCCCGCCGGCACCTGGACGCCGCCGGGTACCACCCGGCCGTCGTCACGGGCGACGGCGCCCGCGGCGTCCCGGAACGCGCCCCCTACGACCGGATCCTCGCCACCTGCGCGCTGCCCTCGGTGCCGCGCGCATGGCCGGCCCAGTGCCGCCCCGGCGGCCGGATCCTGACCCCGCTGGCCACCGGCCTCGTCGTGCTCACCGTCCGCGACGCCGAGCACGCCGAGGGGCGCTTCCTGCACACGCCCGCGTACTTCGTGCCGCTGCGCGGCGCGGACCGTGCCGCGCCCGAGACACCGGGCCTGGGCGGCGTACCGCGCCGGGCCCGGGAGGACGACCTGTTCCGCTTCCTGCTGGCGCTGAGCCGGGGCGGGCTCGATCCGCAGGAGGCGTACGCGCTGTGGGACCGCGAGGACGCCCCGCGCCGCGAGCGCTACGGCATCACCGTCAGCGGCGAACGGGCCTGGGCGTGGCTGGACGACCCCGAGGGGCCGTACGCCTGGCCGTTCGCCTGA
- a CDS encoding FHA domain-containing protein, which yields MPTCPNGHQSGSDDWCEVCGHRMAGAVPPPPPPPPPGGGYGFPPPAGPGGPGGPGGGPGGGPGGPGGEPQLCPQCRTPREGGAPFCEECRWNFLTNTATSYTPAAPRPPASGGPAPHFGQPPAGPSYGGGDSYDYQGSRPSQMNRPAEPIPPGPPPFGSDPSGRGGPGGPGGPAGGPGGPFGPGGSDRPGGSGGPGAPGGPGGPGGPGGFGSPDGPNRPGGFGGPGSPDGPGGSGGPNGAGGFGGPGGPGGPNGPGGPGGPNGAGGFGGPGGPGGSGGFGGPGGPGGPSGPNSPGGPGGYNGPGGPGGPNGPNNPGGPGGYNGPGGPGGPSGPNGPSGPPAPPGFGSDPSRPVPPPPGPVPPPPGGAGGPGGPGGPGGAPQGYQAGPPAPPAFPQEANRPQQGGPSVGGDDWVLSPPTSGAPGGPGQGPGQAQGGGYGYPQPGATQAPPPGQGFPQQPQRPQQPATWSATIGPDREYFMAMMQRSGPEAAGLNLPAYSPEQQRTLTGNQITIGRRRHSTGDTPDIDLAVPPEDPGVSHQHAVLVQQPDGSWAVVDQNSTNGTTVNGGEEPIQPFVPVPLQDGDRVHVGAWTTITVRRG from the coding sequence ATGCCGACCTGCCCGAACGGACACCAGTCGGGTTCCGACGACTGGTGCGAGGTCTGCGGTCACCGCATGGCCGGTGCCGTGCCGCCCCCTCCGCCGCCACCGCCTCCGGGCGGCGGCTACGGCTTCCCGCCGCCCGCCGGTCCGGGTGGACCCGGCGGGCCGGGCGGTGGTCCCGGCGGCGGCCCGGGCGGTCCCGGCGGCGAGCCGCAGTTGTGTCCGCAGTGCCGCACGCCGCGTGAGGGCGGTGCGCCGTTCTGCGAGGAGTGCCGGTGGAACTTCCTGACCAACACCGCCACCTCGTACACCCCGGCCGCCCCGCGCCCGCCGGCGTCCGGTGGCCCGGCGCCGCACTTCGGGCAGCCGCCCGCTGGTCCGTCGTACGGCGGCGGTGACTCGTACGACTACCAGGGCTCCCGCCCGTCCCAGATGAACCGCCCCGCAGAACCGATCCCCCCGGGCCCGCCGCCCTTCGGCTCCGACCCGTCGGGCCGCGGCGGTCCCGGTGGTCCGGGCGGCCCCGCGGGTGGCCCCGGCGGCCCCTTCGGTCCTGGGGGTTCCGACAGGCCCGGCGGCTCCGGTGGGCCTGGCGCGCCCGGTGGACCCGGTGGGCCTGGTGGACCCGGTGGTTTCGGCAGCCCGGACGGACCCAACCGTCCCGGCGGTTTCGGCGGCCCGGGAAGCCCTGACGGGCCCGGCGGTTCCGGCGGCCCCAACGGTGCCGGCGGTTTCGGCGGTCCGGGCGGACCCGGCGGTCCCAACGGTCCGGGCGGACCCGGTGGCCCCAACGGTGCCGGCGGTTTCGGCGGTCCTGGTGGTCCGGGCGGCTCCGGCGGTTTCGGCGGGCCTGGCGGCCCCGGCGGCCCCAGTGGGCCCAACAGCCCCGGTGGTCCCGGTGGCTACAACGGCCCCGGCGGCCCCGGCGGCCCCAATGGGCCCAACAACCCCGGTGGTCCCGGTGGCTACAACGGCCCCGGCGGCCCCGGCGGTCCCAGTGGGCCCAACGGCCCCTCCGGCCCTCCGGCCCCGCCCGGTTTCGGCAGCGATCCCTCGCGTCCGGTCCCGCCTCCGCCCGGCCCCGTCCCGCCCCCGCCCGGTGGCGCCGGCGGGCCTGGTGGGCCCGGCGGTCCCGGTGGCGCTCCGCAGGGGTACCAGGCCGGTCCGCCGGCCCCGCCCGCCTTCCCGCAGGAGGCCAACCGCCCGCAGCAGGGCGGCCCGTCCGTCGGCGGGGACGACTGGGTGCTCTCCCCGCCGACGTCCGGCGCTCCCGGGGGTCCCGGCCAGGGACCGGGCCAGGCCCAGGGCGGCGGCTACGGCTACCCGCAGCCCGGCGCCACCCAGGCGCCCCCGCCCGGCCAGGGCTTCCCGCAGCAGCCGCAGCGGCCCCAGCAGCCGGCCACCTGGTCGGCGACGATCGGTCCGGACCGCGAGTACTTCATGGCGATGATGCAGCGCTCCGGCCCCGAGGCCGCGGGCCTGAACCTGCCCGCGTACTCGCCCGAGCAGCAGCGCACGCTCACCGGCAACCAGATCACCATCGGCCGCCGCAGGCACTCCACCGGCGACACCCCGGACATCGATCTGGCCGTGCCGCCGGAGGACCCGGGCGTCTCGCACCAGCACGCGGTGCTGGTGCAGCAGCCGGACGGCAGCTGGGCGGTCGTCGACCAGAACTCGACGAACGGCACGACGGTCAACGGCGGCGAGGAGCCGATCCAGCCCTTCGTGCCGGTGCCGCTCCAGGACGGCGACCGGGTGCACGTCGGCGCCTGGACGACGATCACGGTCCGCCGGGGGTAG